Genomic DNA from Acidobacteriota bacterium:
GCCCGTAGCCAATGAAGATCGCCTGACGTCGCGTCCCGCACACGAGACCGCTGGCCAGCAGGCCGGCCTCGTACTCTCCCGCTACCGGGTGAGTGGGGCCTCGCGCCTGCCAGTCATCGCCGACGTCGTGAGCGGGTGAAGGCGACGTCTGCCCGCCCGCAGGGGTCGTAGCCGACCCCTGCGGCGCCGTATCCCTGCGGGCGCCACACGAGCGATCGCCGACCCACGCCGACTCTCGCGCCAAATCGCGCCCGCCCCCGCTACTCCGCGGGACGCGTCGAGGAGGTGTGCATGTCGAAGGCGTTCGTCGAGTTCCAATCGGTTGGCTTCACCCACGAGGGCGGCGTGTCGCCGGTCTTCGTCGACGTGTCCTGTCAGTTTCCGCGCGGCTGGACGGGCCTCGTCGGTCCGAACGGGGGCGGCAAGACGACGCTGCTCGAGCTCGCCGTCGGATTGCGCGAGCCCGACACGGGGCACATTGTCGGCGTCGGCCGCAGTCACTACTGCCCGCAGCGCGACGACGAGCCGTCGGCCGCCGCACGCGAGATTTGTGAGTCGAGCGAGGCGGACGCGTACCGTTGGCGGGTCAGGCTCGGCGTCGATCCGGCGTGGATCGAGAGGTGGCCGACGCTCAGTCACGGCGAGCGCAAGCGCGTCGAGGTCGCGGCGGCGCTCTGGCGTGCGCCGGCCATCCTCGCCATCGACGAGCCGACCAACCACCTCGATGCTGCGGCGCGTGAGGCGCTCGTCGAGGCGCTGACGTCGTACTGGGGCGTCGGCCTGATCGTGAGCCACGATCGCGATCTGCTCGATCGCCTGTGCGCGCGGTGCGCGGTCGTCGAGCACGGTCGGGTGCGGCTCTGGGCCGGAGGCTACTCGCACGCGATGGCCGCGGCCCGAGCCGCGCGCGACGAGGCCCGCCGCTCACGCGAGCGCGCCGACGCGGTCGTGAGACGCGTGGCCGCCGCCGTGTCCGAGCGGCGGCGCGAGGCCGCCGCGGCCGATGCCCGGCGGTCGAAACGAGGCCTGGCGCGACGGGACGCCGATGGGCGCAGCCGCCTCGACCTCGCCCGCGTGTCCGGCAAGGACGGCCGCGCGGGGCGCCTCACGGCGCAGCTCGCCGGGCGTCTTGCGCAGGCCGAACGCGCAGCCGCCGCCATCGACGTGCGGCGCGAGTTCGCCCAGGGCATCGCGTTCGAGGGCGCGCGCACGCGCCGCGACCGCCTGCTCGTGCTCCCGGCCTCGCGTCTGCCGCTCGGACACGAGAAGACGCTCGAGCACCCGACGCTCGTCGTGGGCCCGACCGACCGCCTGGCGATCGAGGGCCCGAACGGCAGCGGCAAGAGCACGCTCGTCAGGGCGATCGTCGCGGCCTACGAGGGCCCCGCCGATACGCTGCTGTACGTGCCGCAGGAGATGACCGCCGAGCGAGCCGGCGTGCTCGTCAACGCGGCGCGCTCGCTCCCCTCGTCTCGGCTAGGCGAGCTGATGACCCTCGTGCGGCGCCTGGGCTCGGAACCCGACCGTCTGCTTGCGACCGGGCGGCCGAGTCCCGGCGAGGCGCGGAAGCTGCTGCTCGCGACCGGCATCGTCCGCGGCGCGGCGTGGATCGTGATGGACGAGCCGACCAACCACCTCGACGTCGGCTCGGTCGAGGCGCTCGAGGCGGCGCTCGCCGACTGGCCGGGTGCCCTGCTGCTCGTCAGCCACGACCACCGCTTCCTCTCGCGTCTGACGACCGCGCGCTGGGAGGTGGTGGTGCGCGACGCGAGGCGGTCCGACCTCGAGCCGCGCAACCTGTAGCCCGCGGCCTGTGGCCCGTCGTCGTCCGCAGCCTGTCGCTGTCGGCAGGACTTGGACCGGATCTCACTTGCGTTGAGGAGACCAGGCCCTGTGGAGACGACCGACACGATACGCCTGACCGCCCGAGAAGGCTCAGGGAACCAGCGCGGTTGAGCGCCGCGGACGGGGCCCCGGGCGCGACCCGCGCGGCCAGCGGGCCGCGGCGCCATCGCAGGGCGGTCCGGTCGTCGGAACCGGGACTGGTCGCATCAACACAAGTGAGATCCGCGCCAGGAGGTCGCCCGTCCGGNNNNNNNNNNNNNNNNNNNNNNNNNNNNNNNNNNNNNNNNNNNNNNNNNNNNNNNNNNNNNNNNNNNNNNNNNNNNNNNNNNNNNNNNNNNNNNNNNNNNGATCTCACGTGTGTTGAGGTGGCCGAGGCCTGTGGAGACGACCGACACGACACGCCTGACCGCCCGAGAACGCTCAGGGCGTGAGAGCCGCGCCAGGCGGACCAGGCGAGTGATGGACCACGCGAGCTTGCGTCGAAGCCGCACACGGGTCGGCGACTGGAGCCCTGCGCAGGTGGCCGCACGTGAGATTCGTCCCGAGGGAATCCCGGTTCCATGCTAGTGTCGCACCATCAGAGGACTGCCCATGCGCCGTTTCCGTCTTCGCGCCGCGCTGCTCGTCGCCGCCGTCGCATTGCTCGGCGACCCTATCGCCACTCTCGCCCAGGACACGACACGCTCCCGGTTTTCGCAGATGCGGGTCGTGGCCGACCCCGCCTCCCGGCAGGGCGCGGGCCCCGGCGTGTCGCTCGACCAGATCGAGGCTGATTCGTCGTTCGACATCCCGATCGACAAGGCCCGCCACCCGAGGGATCCGCTGGTCCCCGTGATTCTGAAGTACGCGAGCCCGCCGCTCGCCAGCTACGAGGGCGGCATCACCGGCCTCGCGGCGACGAGCCCGACCATCGTCGGCGGGCGCCTCAACCCGTGGTCGTTGTCGAGCCAGGCGTATCTTCGCCATCTCGGTCGCGAGCGCCAGCGCGTCGAGCAGCTGGCCCGCGCGGCGGCGCCGGGCGCGCGCATCGGCCACGACCTGTCCGTTGTCGTCGGCGGCCTCGCCGTGCAGGTGCCGCGCAGCGAGCTCGACCGCCTGCGCGCCATTCCGGGCGTCGAGGTCTATCCCGACGACCTCCAGCAGCCCGACATGTACCGCTCGCCTGGCTTCGTCGGCGCCCCGGCCGTGTGGTCGGCCGTCGGCGGGACCAGCAAGGCTGGCGAAGGCATCGTCATTGGCGTGATCGACACCGGCATCTGGCCCGAACACCCGTCGTTTGCCGACCCGGACCGGTCGGGCCGGCCCTACCCGGCGCCGCCGGCGTCGTGGACGGGGTCGGCGTGCGACTTCGGTGCATCGGGCGGCCCGCCCGATGCGCCCTTCGCCTGCAACCGCAAGCTCGTGGGCGCCCGGCGCGTGATGGCGACCTACGAGGCGTTCTCGGGCGTGTCGGGCGTCGAGTTCCGCTCGGCGCGTGACGACGATGGGCATGGCACGCACACGGCGACGATTGCCGCCGGCAACTTCGGCGTCGAAGCCGCCATTCGCGATCTGCCGCTCGGCACCATCTCGGGCATCGCCCCGCGCGCGCACGTGGCCGTCTACAAGGTCTGCGGCGAGCGCGGCTGCTACACGTCCGACTCCGCCGCGGCCGTGCAGCAGGCCATTCTCGACGGCGTCGACGTCATCAACTACTCGATCAGCGGCGGGGCGAACCCGTACGCCGACATCGTCTCGCTCGCCTTTCTCGACGCGTACAACGCCGGGGTCTTCGTCGCGACCTCGGCCGGCAACACCGGGCCGTCGCCAGGGACGGTCAACCACCGCGGACCATGGGTCACGACGGTGGCCAGCGTTCAGCACGATCGCACGTTCCGCAACGAGCTCTCGGTCTTCGGCACGACGACGCTGACGCTGACTGGGGCGTCGATCACGACGGGCCTCGGCCTCGCGGCGCCCATCGTCGTCAACCCGGCCGACCCCTTGTGCCTCGAACCGGCCCCGCCGGGGCGATTCACGGGGCAGGTGGTCGTCTGCCGCCGCGGCGTGGTCGCCCGCGTCGCGAAGAGCTTCAACGTGGCCGCGGGGGGCGCCGTCGGCCTGGTGCTCTACAACGGCCTGCCCGGCGAGTCGCTCGACCTCGATCCTCACGCCATCCCGACCTCGCACATCGACGCCGACGCCGGCCATCAGCTGATCGCCTTTCTCGCGGCGCACCCCGACGCGACCGCGAGCATGACCGATCCATCGGCCGCGCCCACAACTGGCGACGTGCTCGCGACGTCGAGCGCGCGAGGCGGGCCCGGCTTGCCGCTCGGCGTGCTCAAGCCCGACCTGAGCGCGCCGGGCGTGGCCATCCTGTCTGGCTACACGAGCCTCGCGTACGGCCAGCCCGCAGGCCCCTTCAGTTTTCTCAGCGGGACGTCGATGGCGAGCCCGCACGTCGCGGGCGCCGCCGCCCTGCTGATGCAGCGGTATCCGTCGTGGACGCCCGGCCAGATCAAGTCGGCC
This window encodes:
- a CDS encoding ATP-binding cassette domain-containing protein; protein product: MSKAFVEFQSVGFTHEGGVSPVFVDVSCQFPRGWTGLVGPNGGGKTTLLELAVGLREPDTGHIVGVGRSHYCPQRDDEPSAAAREICESSEADAYRWRVRLGVDPAWIERWPTLSHGERKRVEVAAALWRAPAILAIDEPTNHLDAAAREALVEALTSYWGVGLIVSHDRDLLDRLCARCAVVEHGRVRLWAGGYSHAMAAARAARDEARRSRERADAVVRRVAAAVSERRREAAAADARRSKRGLARRDADGRSRLDLARVSGKDGRAGRLTAQLAGRLAQAERAAAAIDVRREFAQGIAFEGARTRRDRLLVLPASRLPLGHEKTLEHPTLVVGPTDRLAIEGPNGSGKSTLVRAIVAAYEGPADTLLYVPQEMTAERAGVLVNAARSLPSSRLGELMTLVRRLGSEPDRLLATGRPSPGEARKLLLATGIVRGAAWIVMDEPTNHLDVGSVEALEAALADWPGALLLVSHDHRFLSRLTTARWEVVVRDARRSDLEPRNL
- a CDS encoding S8 family serine peptidase, translating into MRRFRLRAALLVAAVALLGDPIATLAQDTTRSRFSQMRVVADPASRQGAGPGVSLDQIEADSSFDIPIDKARHPRDPLVPVILKYASPPLASYEGGITGLAATSPTIVGGRLNPWSLSSQAYLRHLGRERQRVEQLARAAAPGARIGHDLSVVVGGLAVQVPRSELDRLRAIPGVEVYPDDLQQPDMYRSPGFVGAPAVWSAVGGTSKAGEGIVIGVIDTGIWPEHPSFADPDRSGRPYPAPPASWTGSACDFGASGGPPDAPFACNRKLVGARRVMATYEAFSGVSGVEFRSARDDDGHGTHTATIAAGNFGVEAAIRDLPLGTISGIAPRAHVAVYKVCGERGCYTSDSAAAVQQAILDGVDVINYSISGGANPYADIVSLAFLDAYNAGVFVATSAGNTGPSPGTVNHRGPWVTTVASVQHDRTFRNELSVFGTTTLTLTGASITTGLGLAAPIVVNPADPLCLEPAPPGRFTGQVVVCRRGVVARVAKSFNVAAGGAVGLVLYNGLPGESLDLDPHAIPTSHIDADAGHQLIAFLAAHPDATASMTDPSAAPTTGDVLATSSARGGPGLPLGVLKPDLSAPGVAILSGYTSLAYGQPAGPFSFLSGTSMASPHVAGAAALLMQRYPSWTPGQIKSALMTTANPAVTLPGSPAPGTPFDVGAGRVDLAQATHPGITFSAAGSDFLTFQPNLSVVNQPSVFLPANPGRVTIFRVAQNTMKSAKVWRLTVSADHDVDVLVPPLLVALPGRATPFPITLDVSRLAVGAVAHARLALRTLSGRHEATLPISVVRRDGQTVVTKVCDTTYLPVGGSLACDVSFSNTGLRDAAVTVRDVLPREFVLTGVTGPAGTTRVHARKVRFDGMLAGGSLETFTVAPGSSPAGYLPLSGFGIAPIGGVGDETIINFTVAPFVFNGQVYTRIGVVSNGYIVVGGGTGADVQMVNRAFPDPMAPNNVLAPFWTDLDLSAGGALRIATLANGPNRWLVVDWQNVPNYGEANTNSFQVWIGLNGAEDITFTYGAVTPGAGGYLTVGAENATGLAGATYYHDGDGPAPASGTVLRVSTAPGGPGETQTFSFTARAVQEGEWTGCAELASPVLFGIATACVSGAVTPR